CGCATTACTTCATCTTTATGGGGAAACGTGAGATTCAGAATACTCCATTATTCAATGTATTTTTCCGGGGGATGAATATCCTGGTAGACAGGAAAAGCAATGTAGATTCGCACAAAGCTTTTCTGCGCGCCGGTGAGGAACTGCAGAAGGGGAACAGTATTTTTATTTTTCCTGAGGGTGGCATCATTTTCCGGGATCAGCAGTTGCACCGGTTTAAGAACGGAGCCTTTCGTCTGGCGATTGAGAAGCAAGTGCCGGTAGTACCCATAACGTATCTGAATAACATCCATTTACTTCAGACAGGCTCATTTCTAATGGCCGATGCCCGACCCGGAATTGCACGAGTCATTGTGCATGAACCCATTCCCACCAAGGGCATGGGAGCCGGTGATTTAGTATCTTTGCGGGAGAAGTGCTATCAGGTGATTGACGAGGCGCTTCGCAAATAATTACTCATGGAGATCAATGATAAAATGATTGACCATCTGGCCTGGCTTTCCCGGCTTCAGTTTAACGGACAGGAAAAAGAACAGGTCAAAAAAGATCTTGGGCGCATGCTGGACTTTGTGAATAAGCTGAATGAACTTGACACCAGCGGAGTTGAACCACTCATCTACATGAGCGAAGAAGTGAATGTTCTCCGAGAGGACAACATCCGGAAGGAGATCGGCACAAAAGAAGCCCTGATGAACGCACCAAAAAAGGACTCTGATTATTTCAAAGTTCCAAAGGTGGTCGAAAAAAAGTAGCTCAGCAGAATTGATCGAATACCATCTTCAGGTGCTCTGCGAGCATCTCCGCAGATCGTCCCTCGATGTGATGCCTTTCAATGAAGTGAACCAGTTTTCCGTCTTTAAATAAAGCCATGCAGGGTGAGGAAGGAGGGTACGGGGCAAAATACTTCCGTGCTTCTACTACTGCTTCGGTGTCAAATCCGGCAAACACCGTGATCAGCCTGGAGGGTTTCTTGGCACCGGAAAGCGCCAGTCTTACCCCGGGACGGGCTGCGCCGGCAGCGCATCCGCATACAGAATTGACCACACATAATACCGTACCGCCACCCGTCAAGGCACTCTTGACATCGTCGGGGTTTGTAAGGTCTTCAAAACCA
Above is a genomic segment from Bacteroidia bacterium containing:
- a CDS encoding 1-acyl-sn-glycerol-3-phosphate acyltransferase — its product is MKYLTLVPRVLWKCWLSLNFGIGMLLLYPFFRLLLSRSSSYPAAFRLMRSWAYFIAFTSGIYPRIQRMPSMEKGPCVYCANHHSYLDILMSYIVIPHYFIFMGKREIQNTPLFNVFFRGMNILVDRKSNVDSHKAFLRAGEELQKGNSIFIFPEGGIIFRDQQLHRFKNGAFRLAIEKQVPVVPITYLNNIHLLQTGSFLMADARPGIARVIVHEPIPTKGMGAGDLVSLREKCYQVIDEALRK
- the gatC gene encoding Asp-tRNA(Asn)/Glu-tRNA(Gln) amidotransferase subunit GatC encodes the protein MEINDKMIDHLAWLSRLQFNGQEKEQVKKDLGRMLDFVNKLNELDTSGVEPLIYMSEEVNVLREDNIRKEIGTKEALMNAPKKDSDYFKVPKVVEKK
- a CDS encoding BrxA/BrxB family bacilliredoxin, which produces MYPAEIVIPMKKELTTVGFEDLTNPDDVKSALTGGGTVLCVVNSVCGCAAGAARPGVRLALSGAKKPSRLITVFAGFDTEAVVEARKYFAPYPPSSPCMALFKDGKLVHFIERHHIEGRSAEMLAEHLKMVFDQFC